One region of Anthonomus grandis grandis chromosome 22, icAntGran1.3, whole genome shotgun sequence genomic DNA includes:
- the LOC126748494 gene encoding solute carrier organic anion transporter family member 5A1-like, producing the protein MTTEKGGAAPNASSDGGGQSTGTSGQCKGHRRQESMYAMTGLYSESIPEEQAESCTEEVGSTAKCNTAFCHGTDTVVIKCHSRNPSSGFDPHRAVAAVGTMGRTSEPPPVILRDSKDCGILGFRPSCVQTLASIKFFVLLLSFLVTLQQALSSGYINSVITTIEKRFEIPSSLSGLVASSYEIGNVITVIFVSYLGSRRHIPVWIGVGAIIMGLGSLIFMVPHFIADENLGVTKVNNSEENMCRTVPVHEDMGGLGRLSSGLPSPPLAPNNIREDNCIEGSPSTTGPVLLFVLAQLLLGCGGSPLLTLGTTYIDDHVRSESSSIYIGCMYSMAAFGPVLGFLLGAYLLSFHMDSLSKIISISAGDSKWVGMWWGGFLLCGLLLIIVAIPFFSFPKVLTHEKEKIRLMEKQAAANAAGTSSGNKEKQVNANTNISDDTDAYGKDIKDIPRSMWRLASNPVYMVTCLGACMELIIVSGFVVFLPKYLETQFNLGKSQASVFTGSIAIPGACIGIFLGGLVLKKMELRPKGAVQFVLISNTICLLCYGLLFFLGCDNLKMAGTTIPYFSSNQPFQVNLTSACNFGCECSMDDVEPVCGNNGLTYFSPCHAGCTAILSSNYTNCACIHQNMSLRNGSSINYASPLESDYSEVTIVPVATAGPCNSQCHTIYPFLILLFFMTFIVAITQMPLLMIVLRSVSEEERSFALGMQFVIFRLFGYIPAPILFGNLIDSTCLLWKSTCGSKGGRCLLYDIEQFRYRYVGLCAGIKILALGIFLTDWWLVRRRKLLDEDKVISANEIVGSIISLDKLFAEGLSRGHSRSHSRCHSRNLSSVTAHDFPPPNSPKTMKLVKEALEAHLAASKAAATEEKIEPQVDETDVGLKRRHI; encoded by the exons ATGACAACAGAAAAAGGGGGCGCAGCCCCTAATGCGAGTAGCGACGGCGGAGGCCAAAGCACTGGAACGTCTGGACAATGCAAAGGGCACAg gcgCCAGGAGTCCATGTATGCCATGACTGGCTTATATTCCGAAAGCATACCAGAGGAGCAAGCAGAATCATGTACAGAGGAGGTGGGGTCTACAGCCAAATGCAACACTGCATTCTGTCATGGTACAGACACTGTGGTGATAAAATGTCACAGTCGAAACCCCTCGTCAGGTTTTGACCCTCATAGGGCTGTAGCCGCAGTCGGAACTATGGGGAGAACCAGTGAACCTCCACCTGTGATACTTAGGGATTCAAAGGACTGTGGCATTCTGGGTTTTAGGCCTTCTTGTGTACAAACCCTTGCTAGCATCAAG ttcttcGTATTATTACTCTCCTTCTTGGTGACCCTACAGCAAGCATTAAGCTCTGGATATATCAATTCTGTGATAACCACAATTGAGAAACGATTCGAGATACCGTCGAGTCTCTCTGGATTAGTAGCATCATCTTATGAAATCGGAAATGTGATAACAGTGATATTCGTTAGTTACTTGGGTAGTCGGCGGCATATTCCAGTATGGATTGGGGTAGGGGCGATAATAATGGGGTTGGGCTCTCTCATCTTCATGGTGCCGCATTTTATTGCGGATGAGAACCTTGGGGTAACAAAGGTAAACAATAGCGAAGAAAATATGTGTCGAACTGTACCTGTGCATGAGGATATGGGGGGACTAGGAAGGTTATCTTCTGGACTGCCATCTCCGCCATTAGCACCTAATAATATTAGAGAAGATAATTGCATAGAGGGCTCACCATCTACTACCGGGCCTGTGCTATTGTTTGTGTTAGCCCAATTACTTTTAGGCTGTGGAGGGTCTCCTCTTCTGACACTAGGCACTACTTATATTGATGACCATGTACGATCAGAAAGTTCTTCTATTTATATTG gatGTATGTATAGTATGGCAGCATTTGGTCCAGTTCTTGGATTTCTCCTAGGCGCCTATCTTCTTTCCTTCCACATGGACTCACTATCAAAAATCATCTCAATCAGTGCAGGCGATAGCAAATGGGTTGGCATGTGGTGGGGAGGCTTTTTACTGTGTGGATTGTTGCTTATAATCGTAGCCATACCGTTTTTCTCATTTCCAAAAGTACTTACAcacgaaaaagaaaaaatacgtTTAATGGAGAAACAGGCTGCAGCAAATGCTGCCGGTACGAGTAGCGGCAATAAAGAGAAACAGGTCAATGCGAATACAAATATTAGTGATGACACGGATGCATATGGAAAAGATATTAAAG ATATACCAAGATCCATGTGGAGGTTAGCTTCAAATCCAGTTTATATGGTCACATGTTTAGGAGCCTGCATGGAACTTATAATAGTATCTGGTTTTGTGGTGTTTCTTCCCAAATATTTGGAAACACAGTTTAATTTGGGAAAAAGCCAAGCCAGTGTTTTTACTG gatCCATTGCAATACCCGGAGCCTGCATAGGAATCTTTTTGGGAGGCTTGGTACTTAAGAAGATGGAACTGAGGCCAAAAGGAGCTGTACAGTTTGTCTTAATATCAAACACAATATGTCTATTGTGCTATGGCCTATTGTTCTTCTTGGGATGTGACAATCTTAAAATGGCGGGAACTACCATTCCTTACTTCAGCAGCAATCAGCCTTTCCAAGTAAATCTCACATCTGCTTGTAACTTTGGTTGCGAGTGCAGTATGGATGACGTTGAACCTGTTTGTGGAAACAATGGATTGACATATTTCAGCCCCTGTCATGCGGGCTGTACTGCCATTTTAAGCTCTAATTACACCAACTGTGCCT GTATACATCAAAACATGAGCTTAAGAAATGGTTCTTCCATAAATTACGCTTCCCCACTCGAGAGTGACTACTCTGAGGTGACCATTGTGCCTGTAGCGACGGCAGGACCATGCAATTCACAATGTCATACAATATATCCATTTttgatattactattttttatgaCGTTTATTGTGGCAATCACACAGATGCCTTTATTGATGATAGTATTAAG GTCTGTCAGCGAAGAAGAACGATCTTTTGCATTGGGCATGCAGTTTGTTATATTTCGCTTGTTCGGATACATCCCAGCACCAATCCTTTTTGGAAATCTTATTGATTCTACTTGTTTACTGTGGAAAAGTACATGTGGATCAAAAGGAG GCCGATGTCTGTTGTATGACATCGAACAATTCCGCTACAGATATGTAGGTTTATGTGCAGGGATCAAGATTTTGGCCTTGGGCATTTTTTTGACCGATTGGTGGTTAGTTCGCAGAAGAAAACTTTTGGATGAAGATAAAGTCATCTCTGCTAACGAGATCGTTGGATCAATTATAAGCCTAGATAAAT tATTTGCTGAAGGTCTAAGCAGAGGACATTCAAGGTCTCATTCCCGTTGTCACTCGAGAAATTTAAGTTCAGTGACAGCACATGATTTTCCACCTCCGAATTCCCCAAAAACAATGAAGCTAGTAAAGGAAGCATTGGAAGCCCATTTAGCTGCGAGTAAAGCAGCTGCAACCGAAGAGAAAATCGAGCCCCAGGTGGATGAAACCGATGTGGGACTTAAGAGGCGTCACATTTAG